Sequence from the Puntigrus tetrazona isolate hp1 chromosome 11, ASM1883169v1, whole genome shotgun sequence genome:
CAGATCACGCCACGTACTCTCTTCTATGTTCTCAGAAAGCAGATCATCTTCACTCTGAAAACAGACACACGTGTACATCACTACACAAAACCAGAGGAAGGGTTGTAATGCGTGAAGGGTCGTCTGGGTACTGACGTGACTGTCCTGCCGCTGTCCTCTCTTAGCGAGCCGTATCTGCTGTCGCCATGGGACTCCTCCGCCTGCCGGACCACAACGACCATCAGACAACCACAGACTTAGAAGACGGCACACACTGAAACACGGAGCCACGTGACTCCCATGaagtgtgtttttaacaaaaccGTAATGAAGCGCTCAAAGGAGCTCTAAGTAACAGTTTGTACTGTTTTCTGCATGTGGATTATAAAGGGATTGACAGAAAACCTTTAGGAAAGTGTCTTGAACTCTAAACTAGTGCAGACTTCACTTCACTTCTGCCAACTTTGTTAACTAGCTGGTTGAGATATTGATGACATGTTCAGGTCTGATTATTATAGATCAGGTTCATATAGAGTGCTATAATAAACTGAAAGCtgtaatagtaaaaatgtagttttttaatgtatattcaaAGAAGTTGAAGTCATCGCAGCGATGAAGGTCAGAAAAGAGccttttattactaaattatgaCTTTGATGTAAACAAAATTGCCTAaatgatatgtttttttcattttactgttattaattGTTCTTTATTCCCTTAAATCCTTTTAAAACGTTGGAAACACTTTAGTTTAAAGACCCattctcgctattaactagCTGTTTATTACCGTGGTTATTACTAGCATATTACAGCCTGTTTACTAGCactcttaaatattattttttaaagtcttaTTGTACATGAACATTAATTCGCTCCAAGTCTAAACAACTACCCTACTAGCTAAAAAAGGTAGTAGTTAGTTAATAGAGAGAACTAGTCACCAAAGTAAACCAGTTCCTTTAAATCAGGTTTTTTAATAAAGACTGCATCTTGACTGATGACCTCCAGCAAACAACACATACATACTGTGTGATATTCAgctaatattacattttataataattattttggcTTCACTAACATTGTTTTATCACATTTTGAAGCGAGAATATCAGAAGTAGATGTTTGATGGAGCGACAGACCCCtcgctttaaataaaaagagcattaataagaataaaacgCTGCTTCATGTCCTCTAGATCACAGGTGAAGTGTTTTTGAGAAGGATGTTGAAATCTCAGGCAGCTCGTATAAACAGATCTCCTCGAAGCTGATCAACCTCGCCGTACTTTCTGGATAAAACCACAGGATTTCGACAATCTCCTTCGGTCGACGACATTAATATCTGCTTTCAGTCGGTAAATCGAGAAGATAATCGCGGACAGCTCGGATAAATCCGGTTAAATCGTTGTATCGCGtctgaaaaaaacatcttgaaatCCTCGCGAGACTCAGCATCACCGGAGGGAGTGCTCTTAGACACACGACGCCCTTACCGTCAAGAATCACAGTAAAACTAATAATCACGTAAATGTTAGGCGCTTCACCGAGGCTTTGTCTCGCAGGTGATGGATGTCACGACAGACTCACGTCTCTGATGATGTGTCGCAGAGACTCGTCTTCGCTCATTCCTCGAGACAGAGTCCGTTTCCTCAGGGAGCCCGTCTTCCAGGTTACTGGAATGCATCTTCTCCCGCGTAAAGACTCTCTTAGCGTCCAGAGAAAGTGTCCGAGGAGTCCGTGTCTTGAAGAGTTTCTCCGCCGGAGGACGGGGCCGCGGTTTCGTGGGTCCTGCCTCTCGAGGGGCGGGGCGTGGGGCGGGCGATGGGCGGGGCCACGCCTCCGGTTTCACACTGAGTCCAGGAATCCTTGTCACTCAGCTCTGCTGAGTATAACcgaaacagaaaataaatacataagatgcttcaaaactaaaacatagatttttaattaaattatacaaattcaAGTCAACTTGAAGGCTTTCTCGTTCTTAAccaagatttttatttgagaGTTTCACCTCTTTGCTCCTTTGGATGGAGTTGGGTTTAGATTTAAACCTGCATTTGGCAAAAAGCCCAAAACATAAcaggaaatgaataaaatgaaaaatctttgttttcagGAAAATACTTGATCTTCACACCGATTGGGAATAACTGATGgcttatacttttatattttgtgttaaaacaactaaacaagtcactgtttttatctatttcacttaaaaaccatcattatcatcatcttcatcctgtACATATGGTACAAAAATTCCTTCTGAAGAATCACCAGTAGATAGACTTCCCAGCAACTCCTTGCAAACACAATTCATTACATTAAACACTGTTACTCCACACACTATTACTCTAGACTCTATTACTCTAGACACTCATTACTCTAGACTCTATTACTCTAGACACTCATTACTCTAGGCACTATTACTCTAGACACTATTACTCTACACACTATTACTCTAGACTCTATTACTCTAGACACTGTTACTCTAGACACTGTTACTCTACACACTGTTAATCTAGACACTATTACTCTAGACTTTATTACTCTAGATTCTCATTACTCCACACTCTATTACTCTAGACACTATTACTCTAGACACTATTACTCCAGACACTATTACTCTAGACACTGTTACTCTAGACACTATTACTCTAGACACTATTACTCTAGACACTGTTCACTCTACACACTATTACTCTAGACACTATTACTCTAGATTATATTACTCTAGACACTATTACTCTAGACACTATTACTCTAGACACTATTACTCTAGACACTGTTACTCTAGATCTCTATTACTCTAGACACTATTACTACTCTAGACACTATTACTCTAGATTCACTATTACTCTAAACACTATTACTCTAGATTCTATTACTCTAGATTCTATTACTCCAGACACTCATTACTCTAGACACTGTTACTCTAGATTCTATTACTCTAAACACTATTACTCTAGATTCTATTACTCTAGATTCTATTACTCCAGACACTATTACTCTAGACACTATTACTCTAAGCACACCCAGTTGATAAAAGCCATCTTTCATCTTTCAAGGAAGAGTTTTGCAACAGAACCtgataaatacagaaatcctcACAGAGCTGATATCCTTTgtcatattttaacattaaccaGCAGCACAGTCTGTGTATACAGGAGTAGGaataaaaagcatgaaataGTATGAAGACTATTTATCTTGTCGTAAACATttataacaacatttaaaatacaatgaactgataactgtttttgttttaactgtGACATTGTTACTCTATTTAAAAGCCGTTCGTGTATCACCCTGGATTTCCACAGGAATCTAGAATTAATCTCATTcctatgatatatatatatatatatatatatatatatatatatatatatatatatatatatatatatatatatatatatatatacacacacacacacaagaaaataatgcattatacaggATATTTAATAGCAGCACTTTCAAGACAGTGAAACAGATAAgcttttgttctttcatttcttcttcATGTTACTTcctctaaatatatatgttaatgaATCTTACTTTAATctcatattttttactgtttaatctGCTGTGAGTCGTGTTGTCTTCACAAGCGCTGCGCATCAGAGATAAGACTCGTCTCACTTCTCAAGGTTTTTATCAAGTCGTTTTGCATTGGCTTTGCTTTACTGTAATACACTTTTGATCTTGAGAGACGAAGTCAGAGCATTGAGAAACACATCTACTTCCCTCTAGAGCTGACAGAAGAGCTCACTTCCTGCTGACTATGTTGGCTATCGTGTGATATTGCCAATTTTTTCCAAGACGTTATATAAGCAGCTTATATAACCAAATTAAACCCATTAACCTGCTTAAAAAGACGCTATAAAGGAAAGTTGCACCAGAGATTCTTCTTATTCACTTTTCTGCTGAGTTGACTAGAAAAACCATCGGTCTTTATGTACCtgcagtcatatatatatataaatgatgacTGCAGGTATATGTATATCATACTCAACTGGATCACTAAGACAAGAATGCTAACTTTGACACtaactactgtatatatactcaaagaaaatgaagaataGGATCCATGTGCaatgaattttattaaataaaagaaaacataagaAAAGGCAAAGAAACAGAAGTGAACATATCAACAATACATCCACTGACAAACaagaaacacaaaagagcaAACAAGAAACAGGTGTGAAAACTACAACTAGactacagacagacaggaaacaggaacTGAAcagacttcaaaataaaagacatgccATTTAAACCTCTTTTTGTTCATAAACCACATTTATAAAGAGAAACGTGGGCTTTatagtgatattttatattgtaatgttttgaatATGCATCTTTTGTCACGTGTCTCATgtcatttctgtaaataaatgtctagactgaaatgaaatttcaagcttttattgtttctttaaataaaactgtgctGTGCTGCAAATTTGATGAAACACATCTCTCACCGatttaacaatgaaaacacacagtaTCTTTTGCCATCTCTTTGTAAAATGATTAGATATGTACATCCCCTCCTTCCTCTGCTCTCTGCTGATGTCCAGAGTTTAGTTCAGAGAGAAAAGCCTGTTGATTACGCTGGAGAGTTTCAGAGAAAGGCAGCATTACTTCCATTCAGAGCATCATAACACTGTCTGCAAACTCACCGTCAGGAATCAACGCCACTGGAAACAGAATTAGATCATTAAGAGATCATTAAAGTATTAGCTCAGCCCAAAAATCTACATGAAATGTGCTCACTCTCAGAGATCAGgatgagtgtgtttcttcatcagaactgTGTCTGTGTCTCATTTCTCCAAAACTAGATGAATGTATTGAGAGTCTCACTAAACCTCATACTATTATAAGACCAGCatcaagtgtgtgtgcgtgataaAGATGAAGTGTTTTCCACTCGTGATTACAGTCACTGTTTTTCAGAAGTGTTTTCTCTTCTGTATGACACCATCTTTCTGTCCAGCGTTGCTTCAGTAGCTCCTGTCCATCGGTAAAGCGGCTTTGttacaaaacaatgaaaaccGCTTTTTGTGCTGAGATACATTccagccgtgtgtgtgtgtgtgtgtgcgtgtgtgtgtgtatacacgtGATATATGTACAGTCTGTGGTGGAGGCTGTTTACATTTGAGCAGGATTCACTGcacaacttttaattaatttgttaggTTGACTTCAGAGGGGCTGTAGTTAGACCGATGGGCGGAGTCTTGCAAAGGCCACGCCTCTCTTCAAATACACAGCCACACTTCACTTAAAGCTCTCTGTCTCCGCTGTGCTGTTTAGTTCACGGTAAACCTGCATCACGCCTTTCATTTCATGACTAATATCAGCAGTGCATTAATAGTTTTTCTGAGTTTTGCTATGCTTTCACCTGTACAGTTAATGCAAAAAactactgtataataaaaactattctgCTATGATTCTTCTGCTACTAAAAGCAAAAGGAATACGTGTTTATGACCTGTTTAAGAATACTAGATGGATTTCCTGAAGGACCCACTGTATGCCAAGTACAGCACTTTCCCCGGATGGCATTCTTCACACATGTGAgttcataaaatatttcattgaaaTGTTTGTCATGTTATTTGACGAGTTTGAAACATTATGTTTAACATTGTGGTTCACATTTggctgcatttaatttgataataaCCAGAGTCTATTCAGTTCTGAACACAAACAGTGCACACTTATGCACTATTATTTGACATTTCATGTGTAATGTATTGTGTTCACACTGAAAAGAAAGTGCACCCTAAATAATGCACCCAGATGATgctcttaaataataaatgtagaatGTTTTATACCTGATGCACCACTGTCACAGCTTTAAACGCTTTCTGCAAAGGGGGAGGGCTATTAGTCTCTAATTATGAATAACAAAATGACCTTATAAAAGTCGCTACATGGTTAAATACAATAATGCATGAGTGCATACTGTATAGAGCAACGCTTGGGACTCAGTAACTGATTCGACTCAGAAAGATTTGACTAAAATGTGGCAGAACAAATGTTGATATTGATATGCGCAcaactgtaatgttttaaatatagataATTTGCATTCATATTCTAAAGACAGCATTATTAATAGCAGAGAGAGGCGCTGATGTAGTTTCACATTCTTACGACAGAACGTACTGCAATAACAATTAAAACTCCTTACAATATTTATAAGACAATAAGAATCCAGATTATCTATATGGTGCAGCCTGATAGGTCTAACCCAATCTGATGTAATGACATCATCATATGCCACACCTGACTGGTTCTCTCCTGCATCAGCAGCCAAATGAGATCACTGCTCAACATTTAAATACTCAACTAGTGCTTGCTCCACCttcccagctccacctgtgATTCATGTATGCGATATGGGGTTCATATATGTTACATGTGTATTTCTTACCTTTTTTTAGGGGtgattttgggtgaactaatcctttaaggTCAGACTTTAGGTTTGCTGAATCTACACTACAGTTAGCTTTTCCTCTCAGCACTGTGAGTGTTTAGGTGGCATGTTCAAGCAGACTATGATCGATTGAGAGTTCAAGAACAGTTAAAATTTTTCTTGACCCTGTACATTACTCTTGTTTTCCTAGCAGATATCAGCACAAGNNNNNNNNNNNNNNNNNNNNNNNNNNNNNNNNNNNNNNNNNNNNNNNNNNNNNNNNNNNNNNNNNNNNNNNNNNNNNNNNNNNNNNNNNNNNNNNNNNNNCCggcttcctcttcctctgctccggcttcctcttcctcttcctgttcaGCAcctgtgtaaaaatgtaattagtaaAACACTTCTTGACagtatttaaaatgtctaattacGCTAACAGTATCTGtaccttcctcttcctcctttgtttcctcttcttcctcctcctcttctgctTCCTCTTCCTTtacttcctcctcttcctctttctcttcctcctcctcctcctcctcctcttcttcttcttccttggTGGGACTGGCAGCAGCTTCTTGAGCTTGACTGGATGTGATGGCCTCATCAGCTGAGAGGGATGCACTAACTAGGCGAGATCCAAGCAGGTAGGGGGCACCAGAACTCAGGGTGGACAGTGAAAACATGGGTCGGGAGTAAACAGGACCAACAGAGTAAGCCCCGACCAATCCCCCTACACCCACATTGAAGCGAGACTCCTCCCCCTCAAGCAACTTcctgcaaaaacagaaaaaaataatgtggCCAATCAGAAGCAATGacataaatctaaaaatctgACTTTATATTAGTCGTTCAACCTGTAAGCAGCTATCTCAATATCAAGTGNNNNNNNNNNNNNNNNNNNNNNNNNNNNNNNNNNNNNNNNNNNNNNNNNNNNNNNNNNNNNNNNNNNNNNNNNNNNNNNNNNNNNNNNNNNNNNNNNNNNAAAAAGtgtactgttcctttaagactgGCACATACCGGTGCAACTTAAGGTGGCATGCGTCTAATTAATGAAAAGTCCCATGCGTTCATTggttgtttcttgttttttcttcctcctacctttcttttttattttaggaagTTCAGCCAAACCGAACGTGAgtaatttacacattttcttGCAGAAATGTGACCATCTCTGCGAAAGCGCTAATAAACGTGTGTCTCTCTCCTTTCAGGTTGACGTTGAGGTGTTAAAGAAGAGAGCAGAACGTTTCGGCATGAATGTCTCTTCGGTTTCTAAAAAGGtaccattttcatatttaaaaaaaactatggttTTGCATGGCGGCTATTTCAACGTTCTGTTGCCTGTTTGGTGCGTGTTCTCAGATCGAGGATGATGAAAAGCTTAAGAAGAGGAAGGAAAGATTTGGCATCGTCACGAGCGCAGCGGCCGCTGGAGCCAATGATTCGGAGGTAAGGGTTCATTAAATAGGAgcagtgtttatataaaatcataacgGGGTTGAGTCTCTGAGGGGACTTGGGGTAAGCCGCTGTTTATATGTATTACTTCTCCAGTGCTTTTTGAAGCTTGGAAGTGTTAAGTGGGAAGAAGTGGTTAACTGTGGCAGCACCTGCTCAAGCAAGTTTCTCACGATTTCTAACCCTTTTCCTCACCCCACCCTCTTTATTTTCCAGGCAAAGAAGCGAAAACGTGCTGAGCGGTTtggaaatgtataaaacatgGATCTTAccctttttgtactttttatgaagttttttttaagtgttctttGCGGTTCATTTTCTGATAAGCTTGTAATCCCTGTAGTGCCATGGTTGTTTATctgatatttacattaaaagtacCCCAGTTCCTTCTAGTTTCTCTTGTCGTGTGTGAACTGTATCAATGCAAGTcttacaaaatatgtatttaatgtctCAGCATGCTTGGGTTTAGCCACAAAAcaagcaactgtttggttaactCTCACTAGCCACCACTGGGCTCATATTTTTGTgactaatatatttaacatagaATAATGCATTGTAGAAACCTAAtttcctgtaaagctgctttgcaaccATTTGTATCGTGAAAAGGTTTATACGAAGAATCTTTCACACGGTCTTTTCCAGCATAGGTTTACATACTATAAGTGGAGTGAGGAAGCTTAAAAGCACACTTCAAACACAAGTTCATAAATTTCAATTTCTATATTTGTAATAAGTATGTAATGACTATACCAATTCAATGCACTAGTagtatgtttctgtgtgtcgtttctatttttttatttttaagtaatactTCATATTTGGAAAGTCAATTTTAGAAAACTTGAAGTATACTTAAAGCTCATATGTGACCcccaccacaaaaaaaacatgttttcctaCTAACCAAGTTTCCAATGAACTCTCAAAACTGCTCATGCATGCACAAATTAATCATAAATGTCATTATAATTTAATGACCCATTAATATTCTTAGTCATTGGTTCAGCTTTACAGAACGTGGACTCATGAGGTGTTTCAGTGTGGTGCAGATCATCTGATAAATCTCAAGAAGACTAATTCCATTTCCGTTCACTTTTATTTGAAGATTACATTGACATGAACTTctgaattattgtttttgttgtctgtAAGTGATCGTTTCTTGGGCATCTTGTTACTGACTTTATTTAGGCCTGCATACTTGATTTGTTAGTTAAGGCGTTGTCATGTTACGctgatattatattaatagcACCATATTGTACACAACAGTGAGTCACATTTGCTTATTCACTACACTACAAGCATCGTCGTAAACGGCATGTGTGCCATTACACTCGCATTAAAACTGCAACACACAATAACTCATCCAGCATTCATTTATCTGCACTCTCTAATCTTTGTCAGCTTGTCCTTGGCCGTCTTTTTTCTCGTCTCTGCCCTTCTCCTTTGTGGATTCTTTCACCACCTgagcaacaaacaaaagaatCAGTCGCACGATACAAATatgaactgtaaaaaataatcttGCAAGATGTAATGTTAAACACTAAAAGTCTTTTTTGAGATGTCCGTTTCAGTAGTGTCTCACCTCTCCATCACGAATCTCAACAGTCTTGATTACGACTTTCTTTCCAGGTCCAGTATCAGAAAACTGACCGTAATCTGTTCAAAGACATCACACAGAGTAAAACAACTCACGACTTAGCAGTACAGGAAATTAAAAACTGTTCACAGtccaaaaaaatggaaatggcaTAACAATTGTTTACCCTTTGTGTCTATTGTTGTCATCATTATCACGAGAAACTACAGTTAACTCTAGAACAGATTTGATTCCAAAGGACATTTATATAAAGGAATAGCATTgcttttgattacattttaaattactttgcaTTAGCTCTTGTTTATTTGGTGTCGCATGCATCGTCTTGGACCGTTCTGacatgaaaatttaaaaaaggaagaaaaaggtAACTACTTAATCACTTTTAACTACGAATTTTCCTTCAATAGCCATTAATAGTAGGGTACCTGTTAAGTTTTAGGTGTTAGGTAggattatggatgtagaataaggtcatgtataataaggcattaatatgtgcttaattactactaataaatggcgaACGTTGCAGTAATGTGCATGttagcaactagttaagagacaaTAAAGTGGAGGGCTACCAAAAGTTTGATTCTTTATTTGTTCtgcaaataatacataataaggGACGGCAGCTCAGTTTAAAGTTTTGgatattctgtttttttattattttgtctttaatagatagatatacatttattaaggTCATTTGAATCAGGTAGTTGAAAATTTTCATTAAGCATCAAACAGCAAagataacatttcaaaataaagctctctttttcattttgagcgaactgctgttctttttattttaagggttgaagagaagaagaagatgaagaaacaCTTTCATTTGCGACAAATGTTATTCTGTGGGGTACGTGGACTCGTTTATTTGTTATGATAGACTCACCGCCGCCGTGTCCGCTTATTGAAGGCATTTTCATCATAGGAACCACAATTCTGAAAGGTGCGAAGGTCACCAGTTACCAGCGAACCAATTTACCCAAAGAAACTTGTCGAAGTGTCTCCGTGGCGTCGCTCTTACCGGTTTTCCTCTCCCTCCAGAAGTTTCCTGTAGGTGGCGATCTCAATATCTAGGGCCATCTTAACGTTGAGCAGATCCTGGTACTCCCGCAGGTGGCGTGACATCTCCTCCTTCAGGTGCCGTATCTCTTCTTCCAGACGGGACACGGTGTCTTGATAGTTTCCGGCCTCTGCTGCAAACTGCTCTTCCATTTCTCTCATCTGCCTCTGCAGAGCCTCGTTctaccagcacacacacaatcttttaGCCATTTAAATAGGGGAATATCATGCATTCATAAAGCGACTATACAGAAACACACGTTTGACGCAACTAAACAATTCAAATATAACAATAGCAATTAAGTACATCGTGctccaaaatgttttgaaattctGGTCATATTACTTCCCCAAGAAGATTTTAATACCTACTACTTATTGAGTTTAATCAGTGATGTATAATTGTCCAGGGAGGTTTTCGAATTATTacgcatgttttctttttccagataaaGTGAGCCAAGAAAGAGATTGAACTCAGACtaaaagttaacatttattaaatgccCATGAGAAGAATGCAATATTGATGCAATAATAGAAGTTAAGGAATGACCATTGGGCAGCGAAATGCTTGGGTCAGCAGAGTCAGAAAAAAACAGGTGGAGAAGAAAAGAACCATTGACTGCGGAAGAATTAAGATGAGAAACCCTTGCTGGAGATGTTCCAGGTTCTCAGAGACTTCGCTTGGGTCACAAAATCCTAAAGATTGACCCTCACTTATTAAGAATAAAACGCTGAAGTGTCGTGAAAGCCATTAAGTTGCGAGGGACTCTTGAAGGAACATCACATCTTCTTGAACCACTGTTGGGAGAAGCTCTCTTTAGGTGTGACTTTGGTGTTGGGGATATTTCCAACACGACAGACAGAGCATTAATCTTGAGTGACACTCAATGGACGTCTGAACTCTGAACGGTACCTCGAGCAGcatcataaaaacattgcaatatgtaaataaaatatacggCCAGAATTTCAACGTGCTTAATCATTTGGAACAGCGTGTATAACGATTTAAATGTAGCATAATTAGTGAAGACGATGCATAAATGTTGTATGAAATGTACGTACAGTGCTTTTGAGAGCATCGATATCGCAGTTCTGGGCTTGAATTTGCCTCCTCAGGTCATTGGTCTCTTGTTTAGCCTGCCTCACGGCCTCAGCGTTGCGCTTCGCCGAATCAGTCAGGTCAGCAAActaacagaaaacacacagaggtGACCAGTAAGCCTTACGGTATTTTAGCGGTGTATCATCAGGAACGCGGCTCTCACCTTGGACTTGTACCACTCCTCGGACTCCTGCATGTTTTTGGTGGCGATGCTCTCATACTGAGCCCGGATGTCTCGAAGTGCCGCTGTCAGATCAGGCCGGCTGGACGTCTCCATCACCTCCATCTTCATCTGCTGACTCTGAACACTCACCTGCACGTCTTGAATCTCCTACGCATTTAAACGAACGGAAAGGTTAATGATGACAAAATAGTCATTAGAGACCAGAAGTTGCTTTGTtgccagcattcttcaaaatacgttcttaatacaaaattataaaacttttggGTAAGGTCTATCGATCCTGTACTATACTACTGATTATTCTACTGATCTATTCCCC
This genomic interval carries:
- the LOC122354323 gene encoding neurofilament light polypeptide-like, with translation MFSLSTLSSGAPYLLGSRLVSASLSADEAITSSQAQEAAASPTKEEEEEEEEEEEEEKEEEEEVKEEEAEEEEEEEETKEEEEGAEQEEEEEAGAEEEEENKMALIPDAELSDKDSWTQCETGGVAPPIARPTPRPSRGRTHETAAPSSGGETLQDTDSSDTFSGR
- the LOC122353958 gene encoding SAP domain-containing ribonucleoprotein-like, whose translation is MKSPMRSLVVSCFFFLLPFFFILGSSAKPNVDVEVLKKRAERFGMNVSSVSKKIEDDEKLKKRKERFGIVTSAAAAGANDSEAKKRKRAERFGNV
- the LOC122353949 gene encoding plasticin-like, which codes for MSHSTFRTSYHRTFGTPVYSPVSSRIGGRYISSSVPTRSVDFRSRSSAPAPRLSYDKVDFSVAEAINQEFLTTRSNEKRELQELNDRFASFIEKVRYLEQQNSKLIVELDQYKDQQQGPSGRINELCQQEMREMRRQLELMGKDRDQMQVERDNLAEDVALLKQRLNEEMQKRQEAENNLTLFRKDVDDATLARLELERKIESLMDEIEFLKKMHDEEIQDVQVSVQSQQMKMEVMETSSRPDLTAALRDIRAQYESIATKNMQESEEWYKSKFADLTDSAKRNAEAVRQAKQETNDLRRQIQAQNCDIDALKSTNEALQRQMREMEEQFAAEAGNYQDTVSRLEEEIRHLKEEMSRHLREYQDLLNVKMALDIEIATYRKLLEGEENRIVVPMMKMPSISGHGGDYGQFSDTGPGKKVVIKTVEIRDGEVVKESTKEKGRDEKKDGQGQADKD